The stretch of DNA CCACTCAACATCGGCCGCGAAGGCTACCAACGCCTGATCCACATCGACTCCGCACACACCGGTGCTGCAGCACATTACTCCGTCGTACACCTCAATCTTCGTCATGTGGAACCTCCATGAAATCGTGAAACACGAGTGAACACCAATGCCTATTACGACAGCTGCGCAATGCGGTCGAGTTCAACCGTGAGCTGCTCACGATCATACTTGAGCCGGTCGAGCGGCAATTTCAAGAATGCTTCGATACGGACGCGCAAGATGCGATAGGCCTGCTCGAACTTCGCGTCAATGTCGGCGTCGCTCCCGGTCGCTGTGGCCGGATCTTCCACACCCCAATGGGCACGCAACACCGGACCAAGATAGGCGGGGCAGGTTTCACCCGCCGCGTTGCCGCACACCGTGATAACGATATCCGGAATCGCCGGAAGGCTGGTCCACGACTTGCTGTGTAAGCCTTCGGTCGAGATGCCTTCGCGCCGCAGGAGCGCGAGTGAACGCGGATGGACCGTCCCGGTCGGATGGCTTCCCGCGCTCATGGCGCGCCATCCA from Nitrospira sp. encodes:
- a CDS encoding arsenate reductase ArsC: MKILFLCTGNSCRSVLAEATFNAMAGHGWRAMSAGSHPTGTVHPRSLALLRREGISTEGLHSKSWTSLPAIPDIVITVCGNAAGETCPAYLGPVLRAHWGVEDPATATGSDADIDAKFEQAYRILRVRIEAFLKLPLDRLKYDREQLTVELDRIAQLS